One Caretta caretta isolate rCarCar2 chromosome 8, rCarCar1.hap1, whole genome shotgun sequence DNA window includes the following coding sequences:
- the LOC142073133 gene encoding uncharacterized protein LOC142073133: MKDRGHNRDPKQCRVKLKELRQAYQKTREANGRSGSEPQTCRFYDELHAILGGSATTTPAMLFDSFNGDGGNTEAGFGDEEDDDEEEVVDSSQQASGETGFPDSQELFLTLDLEPVPPEPTQGCLLDPAGGEGTSAACVSMITGSSPSQRLVKLRKKKKRTRDEMFSELMLSSHTDRAQTNVWRQIMSECRKAQNDREERWWAEESRFPAATALSPSNGQLLGSS; this comes from the exons atgaaggacagaggccataacagggacccgaagcagtgccgcgtgaaactgaaggagctgaggcaagcctaccagaaaaccagagaggcgaacggccgctccgggtcagagccccaaacatgccgcttctatgatgagctgcatgccattttagggggttcagccaccactaccccagccatgttgtttgactccttcaatggagatggaggcaatacggaagcaggttttggggacgaagaagatgatgatgaggaggaggttgtagatagctcacagcaagcaagtggagaaaccggttttcccgacagccaggaactgtttctcaccctagacctggagccagttccccccgaacccacccaaggctgcctcctggacccagcaggcggagaagggacctctg ctgcatgtgtttcaatgatcacaggatcttctccttcccagaggctagtgaagcttagaaagaaaaaaaaacgcactcgcgatgaaatgttctccgagctcatgctgtcctcccacactgacagagcacagacgaatgtgtggaggcaaataatgtcagagtgcaggaaagcacaaaatgaccgggaggagaggtggtgggctgaagaga